In Vibrio marisflavi CECT 7928, the following are encoded in one genomic region:
- a CDS encoding GFA family protein: MELTCHCGRVRLDLKVLPKEVGECNCSICRRYAALWAYFSPEQVQITLKENTAFYCWGDKEVEFHRCNLCGCLTHYVTTDKCSEDIFAVNMRMAESEILSTTPVRKIDGTSY, encoded by the coding sequence ATGGAGTTAACATGTCACTGTGGAAGGGTTCGCTTAGACCTAAAGGTGTTGCCTAAAGAAGTAGGCGAATGTAACTGTTCTATTTGTCGTCGTTATGCAGCTTTGTGGGCATACTTTTCTCCTGAGCAAGTCCAAATCACCCTAAAAGAGAACACTGCATTCTATTGTTGGGGGGACAAAGAAGTCGAATTTCACCGTTGCAACTTATGCGGCTGTTTAACGCACTATGTAACAACAGACAAGTGCTCAGAAGACATTTTCGCAGTAAATATGAGAATGGCTGAAAGCGAGATTCTTTCAACTACCCCAGTTCGTAAAATTGATGGTACGTCGTACTGA